From one Bacteroides fragilis NCTC 9343 genomic stretch:
- a CDS encoding alpha-2-macroglobulin family protein, producing the protein MKGKKNLLILFSCVLTVIIAGLFACTRSAKEIIPSSEYAPYVNAYTGGVISQSSPIRIELTQDQPMVDLNNELKDCPFSFTPSLKGKAYWVSNNTIEFLPEEGELKPGKLYQGSFQLGDFVEVDSKLKVFDFSFRVQESNFTLHTAPLEIASSSPDKVTVKGEIRFSDKMTKEQVEKILSTNGTSTITIGSTSNPLEYSFIISNIQRKEQDYDLKITADGEPVGMDRKQSESITIPAKDSFRFLSAERISQPENGIQIVFSDPVSDTQDLKGLIEIPEIPSYIFQITDNKVNVYFEAGHLSKLTLKIHEGVKNNQGKALGGSHSISFSELNLKPQVEISSAGAIIPDSKNLVIPFRAVSLYAVDLRVIRIFENNVLMFMQNNSLSSANELRRSGRLVYKKTLFLGKDPSKDLHKWENYSIDLAGLIHQEPGAIYRVILSFKQEYSAYPCGSGENPKMQFSEETESLTKVKSDILSEEDEAVWDKPETYYYFSGNENADWSQYRWDERDNPCHPSYYMTSDRIAACNVLASNIGMIVKRNSMNKLWIAVSNILDTKPVEKAKVIVYNFQLQPIGEALTDAEGFAIIETKGTPFIVVAESEKQKAYVKVADGEEQSTSRFDVGGKDIQKGLKGFVYGERGVWRPGDTLHISFVLEDRNKRIPDKHPVTLELYNPRGQFYSKQISTNGLNGFYAFKVPTQPEDPTGLWNAYVKVGGTAFHKSLRVETIKPNRLKINLKLPGEILKAADKEVQAHLSSAWLTGATASRLKAKVEMSLSKVNTQFKNYETYIFNNPATEFTSIRTDIFNGTLDENGNTGFMLKLPTSENAPGMLRANITTQVFEPGGDASIQTLSVPYSPFPSYVGINLNQPQGRYIETDKEHIFDIVTVNSDGKPINRSGLEYKIYRISWSWWWENDNESFETYINSSSITPVATGRLNTTGGKGQFSFKVNYPDWGRYLVYVKDRESGHATGGTIYVDWPDWRGRSNKSDPSGIKMLSFSIDKDSYEPGETVTAILPASAGGRALVTLENGSSVIQREWIEVSGKEDTKYQFKVTPEMAPNVYLHISLLQPHAQTVNDLPIRMYGIMPVFVTDKQTVLEPQIKMPEVLRPEQAFNLTINEKHGRPMTYTLAIVDDGLLDLTNFKTPDPWNNFYAREALGIRTWDMYDDVLGATAGSYGSMFSTGGDETLKPSDPKANRFKPVVKFIGPFSIGKGKSRTHQITLPMYVGSVRAMVVAGQDGAYGNAEKTVPVRTPLMILSTLPRVLSTNEEIEVPVNVFALENNVKNVNVSIQASGAGTQVTGNKQQTLTFTQTGDRLIFFKLKTGTKTGKATIHLTANGNGQNTKETIEIEVRNPNPVVTLRESQWVETGKSEELNYQLSSGSEGNSIQLEVSRIPSVDISRRFDFLYNYQHNCTEQLTSKALPLLFISQFKTVDNEESEKIKVNVQEAIRQLYGRQLPNGGFVYWPGNASADEWITSYAGMFLVLAQEKGYAVNSNVLNKWKRFQRAAAQNWQPVAQEQSWWYWQADFQQAFRLYTLAMAGAPEHGAMNRMKELPTLSQQAKWRLAAAYALNGKEKAAGELVFSAKTTVEPYSSNNYVYGSSDRDEAMILETLLLMNRQREAMEQAKIVSHNLTRETWFSTQSTAFSLMAMGRLAEKLSGTLDFSWTLNGKQQPAVKSAKAVYETLISTSSREGKVILKNNGKGALNADLITRTQLLNDTLPPIANNLRISVKYVDNNGSPIDTHSLHQGTNFMAVVTVANTSGTTDYTNLALTHIIPAGWEIFNERMTGQISTSAPYSYQDIRDDRILTYFNLQQGQAKTFTVRLQATYSGDFVMPAIQCEAMYDANVQARTQAGRTKVVRQSIE; encoded by the coding sequence ATGAAAGGAAAAAAGAATCTTTTAATTCTATTCTCCTGTGTTCTTACAGTAATTATCGCAGGACTGTTCGCTTGCACACGCAGCGCAAAAGAAATTATTCCGTCATCGGAATATGCTCCTTATGTCAATGCTTATACAGGTGGAGTCATTTCTCAATCTTCTCCCATACGAATCGAACTGACTCAAGATCAACCAATGGTAGACCTTAACAATGAACTGAAAGACTGTCCGTTCAGTTTTACTCCATCGTTAAAAGGCAAAGCTTATTGGGTGAGTAATAACACCATCGAATTTCTTCCGGAAGAAGGAGAACTAAAGCCGGGCAAGTTATATCAAGGCTCGTTCCAACTAGGCGATTTTGTCGAAGTGGATAGCAAATTGAAAGTTTTCGATTTCTCTTTCCGGGTACAAGAAAGTAATTTCACACTGCATACCGCTCCATTGGAAATAGCCTCTTCTTCACCCGATAAGGTAACCGTAAAGGGAGAAATCCGTTTTAGTGATAAAATGACTAAAGAACAAGTTGAAAAAATACTTTCCACTAACGGTACCTCTACAATCACCATAGGATCCACATCTAATCCATTAGAATATAGTTTCATTATCAGTAATATCCAAAGAAAAGAACAGGATTACGATCTTAAAATTACAGCAGACGGGGAACCTGTCGGAATGGACAGGAAACAAAGTGAGTCCATTACGATTCCTGCCAAAGACAGCTTCCGTTTCCTTTCCGCCGAACGTATCAGTCAGCCTGAGAACGGGATACAAATCGTCTTCTCTGATCCGGTTTCTGATACTCAGGATTTAAAAGGTCTAATCGAAATACCCGAGATTCCATCCTATATTTTCCAGATTACGGATAATAAGGTAAATGTTTATTTTGAAGCCGGTCATCTCAGTAAACTGACCCTGAAAATACATGAAGGAGTGAAAAACAATCAAGGCAAAGCATTGGGCGGTTCCCATTCTATCTCTTTCAGCGAACTGAACCTGAAACCTCAAGTCGAAATATCTTCTGCAGGTGCCATCATTCCCGATTCAAAAAATCTTGTAATTCCTTTCCGGGCTGTCAGTCTGTATGCTGTAGACCTACGGGTTATCCGCATTTTTGAGAACAATGTGCTAATGTTTATGCAAAATAACTCACTGTCCTCGGCCAACGAACTAAGACGATCGGGAAGACTGGTTTATAAAAAGACACTGTTTTTGGGTAAAGATCCTTCAAAAGATCTCCATAAATGGGAAAACTATTCCATCGACCTGGCAGGCCTGATTCATCAGGAACCGGGTGCTATTTATCGTGTTATCCTATCCTTCAAGCAGGAATATTCGGCTTATCCTTGCGGCAGTGGTGAGAATCCGAAAATGCAATTTTCCGAAGAAACCGAATCTCTGACCAAGGTCAAATCTGATATCCTTTCGGAAGAAGATGAAGCCGTCTGGGACAAACCGGAAACATATTATTACTTCAGCGGGAATGAAAATGCCGACTGGAGCCAATATCGATGGGATGAACGGGATAATCCCTGCCATCCGTCCTATTATATGACGTCCGACCGGATAGCAGCTTGTAACGTACTGGCTTCCAACATAGGTATGATCGTAAAACGTAATTCGATGAACAAACTTTGGATAGCCGTAAGCAATATTCTGGACACCAAACCGGTAGAAAAAGCTAAAGTCATTGTCTACAACTTCCAGTTACAGCCTATCGGAGAAGCATTGACAGATGCGGAAGGTTTTGCAATAATAGAAACGAAAGGAACACCTTTTATTGTAGTGGCAGAATCGGAAAAACAGAAAGCTTATGTAAAAGTAGCCGATGGAGAAGAGCAGTCTACCAGTCGTTTTGATGTAGGCGGCAAAGACATCCAAAAAGGCTTGAAAGGATTTGTATACGGTGAAAGAGGTGTATGGCGACCAGGAGACACCTTGCATATCTCGTTTGTTCTGGAGGACCGTAACAAACGTATTCCGGATAAACATCCCGTAACTTTGGAGCTTTACAATCCAAGAGGACAATTTTACAGTAAACAAATTTCAACCAATGGGCTGAATGGTTTCTATGCATTCAAGGTCCCGACACAACCGGAAGATCCCACCGGATTATGGAACGCTTATGTAAAAGTAGGAGGTACCGCTTTCCACAAATCACTCCGTGTGGAGACCATAAAGCCGAACCGTCTGAAAATAAACCTGAAACTGCCCGGAGAGATTCTGAAAGCTGCGGATAAAGAAGTACAAGCACATCTTTCATCAGCTTGGCTGACCGGAGCAACGGCATCGCGTCTGAAAGCAAAAGTCGAAATGTCTCTGTCGAAAGTCAATACACAATTCAAGAACTACGAGACATACATCTTTAATAATCCGGCAACAGAATTCACATCAATAAGAACCGATATTTTCAACGGTACCCTGGATGAAAATGGTAATACCGGGTTCATGCTGAAACTTCCGACCTCTGAGAATGCTCCGGGAATGCTTCGTGCCAATATCACGACTCAGGTATTCGAACCGGGCGGAGATGCCAGTATCCAGACTCTGTCAGTTCCCTACTCTCCTTTCCCGTCATACGTGGGTATCAATCTGAACCAGCCACAAGGCAGATATATCGAAACAGACAAAGAGCATATTTTTGATATCGTAACGGTCAACTCCGACGGAAAGCCGATAAATCGTTCCGGTCTGGAATACAAAATATACCGCATCAGTTGGAGTTGGTGGTGGGAAAACGACAACGAATCATTTGAAACATACATCAACAGCAGTTCCATCACCCCCGTAGCTACGGGAAGACTCAACACAACAGGCGGCAAAGGACAATTCAGTTTCAAAGTGAATTATCCGGATTGGGGACGCTATTTGGTTTACGTCAAAGACCGTGAAAGCGGACATGCTACAGGAGGTACCATCTACGTGGACTGGCCTGACTGGCGAGGGCGTTCTAATAAGAGTGACCCGAGTGGCATCAAAATGTTATCTTTTTCCATTGACAAAGACTCTTACGAACCGGGAGAAACCGTAACAGCCATATTACCGGCATCTGCCGGTGGAAGGGCCCTGGTTACACTCGAAAACGGTTCGTCTGTAATTCAACGGGAATGGATCGAGGTATCAGGGAAAGAAGACACTAAATATCAATTTAAGGTAACCCCTGAAATGGCTCCGAATGTTTATCTCCATATCAGCTTGCTACAGCCCCATGCACAGACGGTGAACGATCTTCCTATCCGGATGTACGGCATTATGCCGGTATTCGTGACCGACAAGCAAACCGTTCTTGAACCGCAAATCAAGATGCCGGAAGTACTTCGTCCCGAACAGGCATTCAACCTTACCATAAACGAGAAGCATGGCAGGCCGATGACATATACACTTGCCATTGTAGATGACGGTCTATTAGACTTGACCAATTTCAAGACACCGGATCCCTGGAATAATTTTTATGCCCGCGAAGCATTGGGAATCCGTACGTGGGATATGTACGACGATGTATTAGGAGCCACGGCAGGAAGCTATGGATCAATGTTCAGCACAGGTGGTGACGAGACACTGAAGCCATCGGACCCAAAAGCGAACCGCTTCAAACCTGTTGTGAAATTTATCGGTCCTTTCAGTATCGGTAAGGGGAAAAGCCGTACGCACCAAATCACTTTACCCATGTATGTAGGTTCTGTCCGTGCTATGGTAGTAGCAGGTCAGGACGGAGCATACGGAAATGCCGAAAAGACAGTTCCGGTACGTACCCCTTTGATGATTCTTTCAACATTGCCACGAGTTTTGAGCACCAATGAAGAGATTGAAGTACCAGTCAACGTATTTGCATTGGAAAACAATGTAAAGAACGTCAACGTATCCATACAAGCTTCCGGTGCAGGAACACAAGTGACAGGTAACAAGCAACAAACGCTTACCTTCACTCAAACGGGTGACCGCCTGATCTTTTTCAAGTTAAAGACAGGTACGAAAACCGGAAAAGCCACCATTCATCTTACTGCCAACGGAAACGGACAAAACACCAAAGAGACCATTGAGATAGAGGTTCGTAATCCGAATCCGGTGGTCACCCTGCGTGAAAGCCAATGGGTGGAAACCGGAAAGAGCGAAGAACTCAATTATCAGTTAAGCAGTGGCTCGGAAGGAAACAGTATACAGCTCGAAGTCTCACGTATTCCGTCTGTCGACATCAGCCGCCGTTTTGACTTTCTCTACAATTATCAGCACAACTGTACGGAACAATTAACCTCTAAAGCTCTCCCTTTGCTATTTATCAGCCAGTTCAAAACAGTAGACAACGAAGAATCGGAAAAGATAAAAGTCAATGTACAGGAAGCTATCCGTCAGTTATACGGACGCCAGCTACCGAACGGAGGTTTCGTTTATTGGCCCGGAAATGCCTCGGCAGACGAGTGGATCACCTCCTATGCCGGTATGTTCCTGGTACTGGCACAAGAAAAGGGTTATGCAGTAAACAGTAATGTACTGAACAAATGGAAACGTTTCCAACGGGCAGCAGCCCAAAACTGGCAACCCGTTGCCCAAGAACAGAGCTGGTGGTATTGGCAGGCAGATTTCCAGCAGGCCTTCCGCCTCTATACATTGGCCATGGCCGGAGCACCAGAACATGGAGCAATGAACCGCATGAAAGAACTGCCTACACTTTCGCAACAAGCCAAATGGCGTTTGGCAGCCGCTTATGCACTCAACGGTAAAGAAAAAGCAGCCGGCGAACTGGTATTCAGTGCAAAAACGACTGTAGAACCCTATTCATCGAATAATTATGTATATGGTTCATCCGACCGGGACGAAGCAATGATACTTGAAACGCTATTGCTAATGAATCGTCAGCGCGAAGCCATGGAACAAGCTAAAATCGTTTCACATAATCTGACAAGAGAGACGTGGTTCAGTACACAGTCCACCGCTTTCTCACTGATGGCAATGGGACGTCTGGCAGAAAAGTTGTCCGGCACATTGGATTTCAGTTGGACACTGAACGGAAAACAGCAACCGGCAGTAAAATCAGCAAAAGCAGTATACGAGACACTTATTTCCACTTCATCACGTGAAGGAAAGGTAATTCTGAAAAACAATGGAAAAGGAGCTTTGAATGCAGACCTGATCACACGGACCCAATTACTGAACGACACACTGCCTCCGATAGCCAATAACCTGCGGATAAGTGTAAAGTACGTTGATAATAACGGTTCACCGATAGATACGCATTCTCTGCATCAAGGAACAAATTTTATGGCAGTGGTAACTGTTGCCAATACCAGCGGTACAACCGATTATACAAATCTGGCATTAACACACATCATCCCTGCCGGATGGGAGATTTTCAATGAACGAATGACAGGACAGATTAGCACTTCTGCTCCTTATAGCTATCAGGATATCCGCGATGACCGGATACTGACTTACTTTAATTTGCAACAGGGACAAGCCAAAACATTTACCGTCCGGTTGCAGGCAACGTATTCCGGTGACTTTGTCATGCCGGCCATCCAGTGTGAAGCGATGTATGATGCCAATGTACAGGCAAGGACACAGGCAGGCAGAACTAAAGTTGTCAGACAAAGCATCGAATAA
- the tilS gene encoding tRNA lysidine(34) synthetase TilS, producing MIQNRVAQYIEKEKLFCLNDKVLVTLSGGADSVALLRLLLSMGYTCEAAHCNFHLRDKESDRDEAFVRRLCHESGVLLHIEHFDTTQYAAKKHISIEMAARELRYEWFETLRRQREASVIATAHHKDDSVETVLLNLIRGTGINGLLGIRPRNGNIVRPLLCLSREEIIAYLQYIDQDYVTDSTNLLDEYTRNKIRLNLLPLMKEINPSVKESIIRTTNYLNDAATLYNQSIGEARKRILTPEGIRIEALLQEPVPEAILFEVLHPLGFNTTQIDNIRQTLDGQPGKTFLGKGWRVIKDRDLLLIEEDTTAEKSQPPFRLVMEEYDYTSEFIIPKDKNTACFDADKINKTWEIRKWKPGDVFIPFGMTGKKHVSDYLTDKKFSLSEKEKQWVLCFGEQIAWLIGERTDNRFKVNENTKRVIIVRIVSEHSDFIEE from the coding sequence ATGATACAAAATAGAGTAGCACAATACATCGAAAAAGAGAAGCTGTTTTGTCTGAATGACAAGGTATTGGTGACATTAAGCGGAGGGGCCGACTCTGTGGCATTGCTACGTCTCCTGCTATCAATGGGGTATACCTGCGAAGCTGCTCACTGCAATTTCCATTTGCGGGATAAAGAATCGGACAGAGACGAAGCTTTTGTGCGCCGATTATGCCATGAATCAGGGGTTCTTTTACACATAGAACATTTCGATACAACCCAATACGCCGCAAAGAAACATATTTCTATTGAGATGGCTGCCCGGGAATTACGTTATGAATGGTTCGAAACGCTTAGGAGACAACGTGAAGCCAGTGTTATCGCAACAGCGCATCATAAAGATGACAGTGTAGAAACCGTATTGTTGAACCTGATTCGCGGTACGGGTATCAACGGATTACTCGGAATTCGTCCACGAAACGGTAACATTGTTCGCCCTTTACTTTGCCTGAGTCGCGAAGAAATAATAGCCTATCTGCAATATATCGACCAAGATTACGTAACGGACAGCACCAATCTTTTGGATGAATATACCCGGAATAAGATTCGTTTAAACTTATTGCCCCTGATGAAAGAGATCAATCCATCGGTGAAAGAGAGTATCATCCGCACTACCAACTATCTGAATGACGCAGCAACTTTATACAATCAAAGTATAGGGGAGGCGCGTAAACGTATATTGACCCCCGAAGGCATCCGGATAGAAGCCTTGCTGCAAGAACCGGTACCCGAAGCCATTTTATTCGAAGTATTACACCCGCTAGGATTCAACACGACCCAAATAGATAATATAAGGCAAACGCTCGACGGACAACCAGGAAAAACCTTCCTTGGTAAAGGATGGAGAGTCATAAAAGACCGTGACCTGTTATTAATCGAAGAAGATACAACTGCAGAAAAGTCCCAGCCACCTTTCCGGTTAGTTATGGAAGAGTACGATTATACTTCTGAATTTATAATTCCAAAAGATAAAAACACGGCTTGTTTCGATGCTGACAAAATAAATAAAACATGGGAGATACGCAAGTGGAAACCAGGAGATGTTTTTATACCTTTCGGAATGACCGGTAAAAAACATGTCAGTGACTACCTGACGGATAAAAAATTCTCTTTGAGTGAAAAAGAAAAGCAATGGGTATTATGCTTTGGAGAACAAATAGCCTGGCTGATAGGAGAACGTACGGATAACCGATTTAAGGTAAACGAGAACACAAAGCGGGTAATAATAGTCCGAATCGTTTCCGAACATTCAGATTTTATTGAGGAATAA
- the feoB gene encoding ferrous iron transport protein B, with the protein MRLSELKTGEKGVIVKVLGHGGFRKRIVEMGFIKGKTVEVLLNAPLKDPIKYKIMGYEISLRRQEADMIEIISEQEAKSQTQEAAYHQGLTEDIDVKEEDLKRVALGKRRTINVALVGNPNCGKTSLFNLASGAHEHVGNYSGVTVDAKEGYFDFQGYHFKIVDLPGTYSLSAYTPEEIYVRRHIIDETPDVIINVVDSSNLERNLYLTTQLIDMNVRMVVALNMYDELEASGNTLDYLLLGKLFGVPMVPTVCKRNIGVDRLFHVVINLYEGADFIDKKGHIHPEVAKEIMDWHQSLPNFKDHGEHPADYTHGKEPVGKVFRHIHINHGPDLEKAIDAVKEEISKNEFIRHKYSTRYLAIKLLENDPEIERFIHTLPNAVEVEKKRDKAARRIQETMNEDSESALTDAKYGFISGALKETFTDNHLEQEQTTKVLDSIVTHRIWGYPIFFLFMYLMFEGTFVIGEYPMMGIEWLVEALGNLIRDNMSEGPLKDLMIDGIIGGVGGVIVFLPNILILYFCISLMEDSGYMARAAFIMDKIMHKMGLHGKSFIPLIMGFGCNVPAIMASRTIENRKSRLITMLVNPLMSCSARLPIYLLLVGAFFPKNGSLVLLAIYAIGIALAVIMARLFSRFLVKGDDTPFVMELPPYRMPTMKSIFRHTWEKGAQYLKKMGGIIMIASIIIWFLGYYPDHDAYPTQAEQQENSYIGQIGQAVEPVLKPLGFDWKLSIGLLSGVGAKELVVSTLGVLYTNDADADVVSLAERIPITPLAAFSYMLFVLIYFPCIATLVAIKQESGSWKWAIFTAGYTTALAWLVSFAVYQIGGMFL; encoded by the coding sequence ATGCGATTGTCCGAATTAAAAACAGGTGAGAAAGGAGTCATTGTAAAAGTTTTGGGACACGGTGGCTTCCGTAAACGAATTGTGGAGATGGGCTTTATCAAAGGTAAAACCGTAGAAGTATTGCTTAATGCTCCATTGAAAGACCCGATCAAATACAAAATAATGGGTTATGAAATCTCTCTGCGACGACAGGAGGCTGATATGATTGAGATTATCAGCGAGCAGGAGGCAAAGTCACAAACACAGGAGGCTGCTTATCATCAGGGGCTTACTGAAGATATCGATGTGAAGGAGGAAGACTTGAAACGGGTTGCTCTTGGAAAGCGACGCACGATTAATGTGGCGTTGGTCGGTAACCCGAATTGCGGTAAAACGTCTCTCTTCAATCTGGCTTCAGGTGCTCACGAACATGTGGGTAATTATAGTGGTGTGACGGTAGATGCTAAAGAAGGGTATTTTGATTTCCAGGGTTATCACTTCAAAATAGTTGATTTGCCGGGTACTTATTCTTTGTCTGCCTATACTCCCGAAGAAATTTATGTGCGCCGTCATATTATCGACGAGACACCTGATGTGATTATCAATGTGGTTGATTCTTCAAATCTGGAGCGTAACCTCTATCTCACTACCCAGCTTATTGATATGAATGTACGTATGGTAGTGGCTCTTAACATGTATGATGAACTGGAAGCCAGTGGTAATACGCTTGACTATCTCCTGTTAGGAAAGTTGTTCGGAGTTCCGATGGTGCCTACTGTCTGTAAAAGGAATATCGGTGTGGACCGTCTTTTTCATGTAGTCATCAACCTTTATGAAGGTGCCGACTTTATTGATAAAAAAGGGCATATACATCCGGAGGTGGCAAAGGAAATTATGGATTGGCACCAGTCCTTACCCAATTTTAAAGACCATGGTGAACATCCGGCTGATTATACCCATGGCAAAGAACCGGTGGGTAAAGTGTTCCGCCATATTCATATCAATCATGGACCCGATTTGGAGAAAGCCATTGATGCAGTGAAAGAGGAGATTTCGAAGAACGAGTTTATCCGTCACAAGTATTCTACTCGTTATCTTGCTATCAAGTTATTGGAGAATGATCCGGAAATAGAACGTTTTATTCATACTCTGCCCAATGCTGTGGAAGTAGAAAAGAAGCGGGATAAAGCAGCCCGTCGCATTCAGGAGACGATGAATGAAGATAGTGAGTCGGCTTTGACTGATGCCAAATATGGTTTTATCAGTGGTGCTCTGAAAGAGACTTTTACCGATAACCACCTGGAGCAGGAACAGACAACCAAGGTGCTCGACTCTATTGTAACCCATCGCATTTGGGGATATCCCATCTTCTTTCTTTTTATGTATCTGATGTTCGAAGGTACCTTTGTGATCGGTGAATATCCGATGATGGGTATCGAATGGCTCGTTGAGGCACTGGGGAATCTGATCAGGGATAATATGTCTGAAGGTCCGCTGAAGGATCTGATGATTGATGGTATTATTGGTGGAGTAGGAGGAGTTATCGTCTTTTTGCCTAATATCCTGATATTATATTTTTGTATTTCTTTGATGGAGGATTCGGGCTATATGGCTCGTGCAGCTTTTATTATGGATAAGATCATGCACAAGATGGGGTTGCATGGCAAGTCGTTCATTCCTTTGATTATGGGTTTCGGTTGTAATGTACCTGCTATTATGGCTTCGCGTACTATTGAAAACCGAAAGAGCCGTTTGATTACCATGCTTGTTAATCCATTGATGTCATGTAGTGCCCGTTTGCCTATCTATTTGTTATTGGTCGGTGCTTTTTTCCCAAAGAATGGTAGCTTGGTCCTATTGGCTATTTATGCTATCGGCATTGCATTGGCAGTTATCATGGCGCGTCTGTTCAGTCGTTTTCTGGTCAAAGGGGATGATACTCCGTTTGTGATGGAGCTCCCTCCTTATCGTATGCCGACCATGAAATCCATCTTCCGCCATACATGGGAGAAAGGTGCGCAATACCTCAAAAAGATGGGAGGAATCATCATGATTGCTTCTATCATTATCTGGTTCTTGGGGTATTATCCCGATCACGATGCTTATCCTACCCAGGCAGAACAGCAGGAAAATTCTTATATTGGTCAAATCGGTCAGGCAGTGGAGCCTGTGCTCAAACCGTTGGGCTTCGACTGGAAGCTGAGTATCGGTTTGCTCTCCGGTGTCGGTGCCAAAGAATTGGTGGTAAGTACACTTGGCGTACTCTATACAAATGATGCCGATGCCGATGTAGTCAGTTTGGCCGAACGAATTCCGATTACACCGCTTGCGGCATTTAGCTATATGCTGTTTGTGTTAATCTACTTCCCGTGCATTGCCACGTTGGTAGCCATCAAGCAGGAATCCGGTAGTTGGAAGTGGGCTATCTTCACGGCAGGATATACCACGGCGTTGGCATGGCTTGTTTCATTTGCCGTCTATCAGATAGGAGGAATGTTTTTATGA
- a CDS encoding ISAon1 family transposase N-terminal region protein — MPEKYSHLHLHSKGFFPEIEVQDFPIRGKTVYLRIKRRRWEDPETGQTYSHDWKRGQGKERKL, encoded by the coding sequence ATTCCTGAAAAATACTCCCATTTACATCTTCATTCCAAAGGCTTCTTTCCGGAAATAGAAGTACAAGACTTCCCCATTCGCGGCAAGACAGTATACCTTCGTATCAAACGTCGTCGTTGGGAAGATCCTGAAACAGGTCAGACCTATAGTCACGATTGGAAAAGAGGCCAGGGCAAAGAGAGAAAGCTATGA
- a CDS encoding Fic family protein, translating into MKHIFNKEQCQKATFILESPLAKLSELYSSEIKDLAVVWCYYSGRIEGNTYTYVETEALLKDGITSEKKYEDAKMLKNLYNTFISELEYIHQEKNKEIIDERTLFRLHQSISTGLVSNEESGFLRTRAVRISGTDYAPPKDLQEIKSKLGEILYEQDVYTNPLEKAVFLHCNIARLQPFIDGNKRTSRMIESVVMMNADIIPVYSAKDADILNYRKGLIRFYETGDYTRYSDYFLNRQLERIKEIDI; encoded by the coding sequence ATGAAACATATCTTCAATAAGGAACAATGCCAAAAAGCAACATTCATTCTTGAAAGCCCTTTGGCTAAATTGTCGGAACTTTACTCAAGCGAGATAAAAGACTTGGCTGTTGTATGGTGCTATTATTCGGGGAGAATAGAGGGTAATACCTATACCTATGTTGAAACAGAAGCATTACTTAAGGACGGCATCACTTCCGAAAAAAAATATGAAGATGCTAAAATGCTGAAAAATCTATATAATACATTCATTTCCGAACTGGAATATATTCATCAAGAGAAAAATAAGGAGATTATAGATGAACGTACTCTTTTCAGACTTCATCAATCTATTTCCACAGGTTTGGTTTCTAATGAGGAATCAGGCTTTTTAAGGACACGTGCAGTTAGGATCAGCGGTACTGATTATGCTCCTCCAAAAGATTTGCAAGAAATAAAAAGTAAATTGGGAGAGATATTATATGAGCAAGACGTTTATACTAATCCATTGGAAAAGGCAGTTTTCTTACATTGTAATATTGCACGGCTGCAACCTTTTATAGATGGGAATAAAAGAACTTCTCGCATGATAGAAAGTGTTGTCATGATGAATGCTGATATTATTCCTGTATATTCAGCAAAAGATGCTGATATTTTGAATTACAGGAAAGGGTTGATTCGATTTTATGAAACGGGGGATTACACTAGGTATTCTGACTACTTTCTAAATAGGCAGTTGGAACGCATTAAAGAAATAGATATATAA